The following are encoded in a window of Arthrobacter sp. NicSoilB4 genomic DNA:
- a CDS encoding GDSL-type esterase/lipase family protein: protein MEDRKLRIAAVGDELLAGLGDPRALGWLGRVLARTPQDGLSLECYSLPCPQEGTEGLAARWHEEAGRRFNSHHENRLVIGLSGRDVEFGLSTARSRLNLANILDSASQSKIEVFVVGPPPSLDPAQNRRLGELNTAFADVTTRRKHLYVDTFSPLLNHEQWRQDLAANGGTPGQAGYGLMAWLVLHRGWFQWLGMDAPE, encoded by the coding sequence GTGGAAGATCGAAAGCTGCGGATCGCGGCCGTGGGCGATGAACTGCTGGCCGGGCTCGGTGACCCCCGGGCACTGGGCTGGCTGGGCCGGGTCCTGGCGCGAACGCCGCAGGACGGACTGTCGCTTGAATGCTACTCGCTCCCCTGCCCGCAGGAGGGAACGGAGGGCCTGGCCGCCCGCTGGCATGAGGAAGCCGGCCGCCGGTTCAACAGCCACCACGAGAACCGCCTGGTGATCGGCCTCTCCGGCCGCGATGTCGAGTTTGGCCTCTCCACGGCACGCAGCCGGCTCAACCTTGCCAACATCCTCGACTCCGCGTCGCAGAGCAAGATCGAAGTCTTTGTCGTGGGCCCGCCGCCCTCCCTGGACCCGGCCCAGAACCGCCGGCTTGGCGAGCTCAACACGGCCTTCGCCGACGTCACCACACGCCGCAAACACCTTTACGTGGACACCTTCTCGCCGCTGCTGAACCACGAACAGTGGCGGCAGGACCTCGCAGCCAACGGGGGCACCCCCGGCCAGGCCGGCTACGGGCTGATGGCGTGGCTGGTGCTGCACCGGGGCTGGTTCCAGTGGCTGGGTATGGACGCTCCGGAATAG